The Lichenihabitans psoromatis genomic interval ATGCAGTTTCGTTAGCTTCGACGTGCGGGCGTCAACCGGTCAACGTGGTGTAGAGCCGACCGAGACTGCCTTCGTGTCTTTGCTGCTTTGTCTAGCGACAACTGCTCGTGCCCATTCATGGTCCGCTTGCGGACCATCGGCACCGTCCGTTGCTCCTACGAGTTGGCCGGGCTTCAAGTCAGTGACGCGTTTCCAGCCCTGGGAACTGCAAAGCAGTTTGAACATGCAGCCTTTGACGGTCATCTCGGCAGGATCGTCGCTCCAGATCTGGACATCATACGATTTACCGTTGTCGGCATTATAGATTTGACCGCGATATACATTTCCGTCATGTGCGAGGCCAAGGATCATCTGGTGGCCGAGCAGCTTGCGCCCTTGTTTCTGGGCGTCTGGATTTTCTGTGTCG includes:
- a CDS encoding DUF2147 domain-containing protein — translated: MTRFVECICTAALVSSAYLLGAQISTAFAAEPIGTWVTEDGRARVRTEHCGMKEDHLCGYVVWMQQPRDDKGHLAVDTENPDAQKQGRKLLGHQMILGLAHDGNVYRGQIYNADNGKSYDVQIWSDDPAEMTVKGCMFKLLCSSQGWKRVTDLKPGQLVGATDGADGPQADHEWARAVVARQSSKDTKAVSVGSTPR